Genomic DNA from Microbacterium neungamense:
CGCGTGCAGCGCGTCGACGGTGTCCTGGTCGATCGCGTTGCGCTTCTCCGGCCGGTTCAGGGTCGCGACCACGCGGTCCGCGCCGCGCTCCACGAGCAGCGGGCCGGTCACGCCACCCGCTCCAGGATCATCGCGGTGCCCTGGCCGACGCCCACGCACATGGTGGCGAGGCCGAGACCGGCCTCCTCGCGCTCCATCCGGCCCATCAGGGTGACGACGATGCGGCATCCGCTCGAGCCGAGGGGATGCCCGAGCGCGATCGCCCCGCCGTCGCGGTTGACGATCTCGGGGTCCAGGCCGAGCCGGCGGATGGACGAGAGCGACTGGGTGGCGAACGCCTCGTTCAGCTCCACCGCGCCGAGGTCGGAGACCGACAGCCCGGCCCGGCGCAGGGCCCGCTCGGTGGCCGGAACCGGCCCGAGGCCCATGATCTCGGGGGCAAGAGCGGCCGAGGTGGAGGCGACGATCCGGGCGCGCGGGGTCAGGCCGTAGCGGCGCACGGCTTCCGCGCTCGCGACGACGACGGCGGATGCCCCGTCGTTGAGCGAGCTGGAGTTGCCGGCGGTGACCACCTCGCCGCCCGCGACCACCGGGCGCAGCGCCGCCAGCGCCTCCGCGCTGGTGTCCCGGCGCGGGCCTTCGTCGACGGTCACCTCGCCGGTGCGCGTGGGCACCGGCACGATCTCGGCGTCGAAGCGGCCGGCGTCGCGCGCCTCGACGGCGCGCTGGTGGCTGCGCAGCGCGAACGCGTCGGCATCAGCGCGCGAGATCCGGTCGCGACGAGCGACCTCCTCGGCGGTCTCCGGCATCGAGAACGTGGCCTTCTCGCGCGCGGCGATCCGCGGGTTGACGAACCGCCAGCCGATCGAGGTGTCGAAGGCCTCGCCCGGCTTCGCCCAGGACCGCTCCGGCTTCGCCTGCACCCACGGGGCGCGGGTCATCGACTCCACGCCGCCGGCGACCATCAGCTCGGCGTCGCCGGCGCGGATCGCCTGCGCCGCCATCGCGATCGCCGACATGCCCGAGGCGCACAGGCGGTTGACGGTGACGCCCGGCACCTCGTCGGGGAGTCCGGCGAGCAGCACGGCCATCCGGGCGACGTTGCGGTTGTCCTCGCCGGCTTGGTTCGCGGCGCCGAGGATCACCTCCTCCACGGCGTCGTCCGGCACCCCGGCGCCGTCGATGGCGGCGCGCACCACGAGGGCGGCGAGATCGTCGGGGCGCACGCTCGAGAGCGCCCCGCCGTACCGTCCGATCGGGGTGCGCACACCGCCGACGAGGAAGGCATCCGTCATATTCCATCTCCATCGCGTGGAACGGCGGGTCGATGCTGCGCATCTTTCCCTACCAATCGGTCAGTAAATCATGACAGGACGGCGGAGCGGTCGCAAGGCGCGGTGGCGAGCGCAACATCCCGGTGCGCGCGAGGGTGCGCACGATGTACCCCGCTGACACTGACTGAACGATCGGTCAGGATTACCCGGACAATGGAGTTCACATGGCGGATACAGCGATCCGACGTCGCGAGGAGCGCCGCGTCCTCGCGGGCACCCTCGTCGGCACGACCATCGAGTGGTACGACTTCTTCATCTACGCCCAGGCCGCCGGCCTCGTCTTCGGCGGGCTGTTCTTCGCCCCGCTGGGGCCGACCGGCGCGCAGATCGCCTCGTGGGCGTCGCTGGGCATCTCGTTCCTGTTCCGGCCGCTCGGCGCGGTGATCGCCGGTCACCTCGGCGACCGGCTCGGACGCAAGCGGATGCTGGTGCTGACCCTCATCCTGATGGGTCTGGCCACCTCGCTGATCGGCGTGCTGCCGACCTACGCGGACATCGGCGTCCTGGCCACCGTGATGCTCGTGCTGCTGCGCGTGCTGCAGGGCTTCTCGGCCGGCGGCGAGTGGGGCGGCGCCGCCCTGATGTCGGTGGAGCACGCGCCGGCCGGAAAGCGCGGCCTGTTCGGCGCCTACCCGCAGATCGGCGTGCCGATCGGCATGATCCTGGCCACGTTCACGATGTGGGTGCTGCGCTCCAGCATGACCGAGGAGGCCTTCCTGGCGTGGGGCTGGCGGCTGCCGTTCCTGTTCTCGATCGTGCTGATCGTCGTCGGGTACATCATCCGCCGCGCCGTCGAGGAATCCCCGATCTTCAAGGAGCTGCTCGAGCGCAAGCGCGAGTCCTCGGCGCCGCTGGCGACCCTGTTCCGGCACCACGGGCGCGAGGTGGTGCTCACAGCGCTGATCTTCATCGCCAACAACGCCGCCGGCTACCTGCTGATCGCGTTCTTCACGACCTACGTCTCCACCGTGGTGGGGATGCCGCAGCCGACGGCGCTGCTGATGACGACGCTGGCGTCGTTCGGATGGCTGATCTTCACGATGACCGGCGGCTGGCTGTCCGACCGGCTGGGCCGAGTGCGGACGTTCCAGATCGGCTACGGGCTGATCGCGGTGTGGGCGATCCCGATGTGGTTCCTCATCGACACCGGGAACGTCGGGCTGTACTTCATCGCGCTCTTCGTCCTCACGATCGGGCTGGGTCTCTCGTACGGTCCGCAGTCGGCGCTGTACGCGGAGATGTTCCCGGCGGACGTGCGCTACTCGGGCGTCTCGATCGGATACGCGCTGGGCGCGATCCTCGGCGGCGCCTTCGCACCGCTGATCGCACAGCTGCTCCTGCAGAACACCGGGACGTCGTGGTCGATCGGGGTGTACGTGCTGATCATCACGATCGTCTCGCTCGTGGCGGTGACGCTGGTGAAGGAGACGAAGGGTGTTCCGCTGGACACCCACAGCGTCGACGTGGAGGCCGCCCGCACGGCGGGCACGCGCACGCGCTGAGCGCGGCGGCCGGGCGGGCGCTCGTCCCGCCCGGCCGCCACTCACGGGCCGGGGTCAGACGCCCCCATCGCTCCCGTCTGTTTGTGCCGTCCTGCTGCTTCCGGGGCCCTGAAGCGACAGAACGGCACCAGGGGATGCGCGGACCGCGGAAGGTGCGCGCCCGTCAGACGCGCCCGTAGGCGCGCAGCGGATGCTCGATGAGCTCGACGACCCGGCGCAGGAAGCCGGCGGCGTACCCGCCGTCGCACACGCGGTGGTCGAACACGAGCGAGAGCTGCGCGATCCGCCGCGGCACGATGGCGCCGTCGACGACCCAGGGGCGCTCGATCATCCTGCCCACGCCGAGGATCGCCACCTCGGGGTGGTTGATGATCGCCGCGGAGCCGTCGACGCCGAAGGCGCCGTAGTTGTTGATGGTGAACGTGGAGCCGCGCAGGCGCTCGGGCGGCATGCCGCCGGCTCGGGCGGTCTCGGCGAGCTCGCGGAGCGCGGCGTCGAGCTCGTCGACCGTCAGCTCGTGCGCGCGCGGGATCACCGGCACCATCAGGCCGCGCGGCGTGTCCGCGGCGACGCCGAGGTTCACGCCGTCGAAGGTGACGATCTCCTGCCCGTCCTCGCTGAGCCGGGACGCCAGCAGGGGATGGTCGGCGAGGGCGAGGAGCACGAAGCGGGCGATCAGCGCGGTCAGCGACGGCGCCCGGCCGTCCGCGGCCAGCTCCGCGCGCAGCTCCCAGAGCCGCGTGGCGTCCACATCGACCCAGACCGTCGCCTCGGGGATCTCGGCGCGGCTG
This window encodes:
- a CDS encoding MFS transporter — its product is MADTAIRRREERRVLAGTLVGTTIEWYDFFIYAQAAGLVFGGLFFAPLGPTGAQIASWASLGISFLFRPLGAVIAGHLGDRLGRKRMLVLTLILMGLATSLIGVLPTYADIGVLATVMLVLLRVLQGFSAGGEWGGAALMSVEHAPAGKRGLFGAYPQIGVPIGMILATFTMWVLRSSMTEEAFLAWGWRLPFLFSIVLIVVGYIIRRAVEESPIFKELLERKRESSAPLATLFRHHGREVVLTALIFIANNAAGYLLIAFFTTYVSTVVGMPQPTALLMTTLASFGWLIFTMTGGWLSDRLGRVRTFQIGYGLIAVWAIPMWFLIDTGNVGLYFIALFVLTIGLGLSYGPQSALYAEMFPADVRYSGVSIGYALGAILGGAFAPLIAQLLLQNTGTSWSIGVYVLIITIVSLVAVTLVKETKGVPLDTHSVDVEAARTAGTRTR
- a CDS encoding thiolase family protein, translated to MTDAFLVGGVRTPIGRYGGALSSVRPDDLAALVVRAAIDGAGVPDDAVEEVILGAANQAGEDNRNVARMAVLLAGLPDEVPGVTVNRLCASGMSAIAMAAQAIRAGDAELMVAGGVESMTRAPWVQAKPERSWAKPGEAFDTSIGWRFVNPRIAAREKATFSMPETAEEVARRDRISRADADAFALRSHQRAVEARDAGRFDAEIVPVPTRTGEVTVDEGPRRDTSAEALAALRPVVAGGEVVTAGNSSSLNDGASAVVVASAEAVRRYGLTPRARIVASTSAALAPEIMGLGPVPATERALRRAGLSVSDLGAVELNEAFATQSLSSIRRLGLDPEIVNRDGGAIALGHPLGSSGCRIVVTLMGRMEREEAGLGLATMCVGVGQGTAMILERVA